One part of the Armatimonadota bacterium genome encodes these proteins:
- a CDS encoding MoxR family ATPase, whose amino-acid sequence MTIKDLMAQTQAEVGKVVLGQQQVVEQVVTAMLAGGHVLLEGVPGVAKTLLSRAVAHCVGAEFRRVQCTPDLMPSDVTGTNVFDLQSRTFRLVKGPVFTNVLLVDEINRTPPKTQSALLQAMQERCVTMDGVDYALSEPFFVVATQNPIEYEGTYPLPEAQLDRFLMKVRVGYPEAGQENEILKLYVRGADPQDLVAAGVEPVIGPDQLEDARRELAGQTVRDEMITYVADLARRTRESPRTILGASPRAAVALMRCAQVRAAVQGRTFVIPDDVQDMAHPVLRHRIILRPEAEIEGLTAEGLIDGVISAVPVPR is encoded by the coding sequence ATGACTATCAAGGACCTGATGGCGCAGACGCAGGCTGAGGTGGGCAAGGTCGTGCTGGGGCAGCAGCAAGTTGTGGAGCAGGTGGTGACCGCCATGCTGGCGGGCGGGCACGTGCTGCTGGAGGGCGTGCCCGGGGTGGCGAAGACGCTGCTGAGCCGGGCGGTTGCGCACTGCGTGGGGGCGGAGTTCCGCCGCGTTCAGTGCACCCCCGACCTCATGCCCTCCGACGTCACCGGCACCAATGTCTTCGACCTGCAGTCGCGCACCTTCCGGCTGGTCAAGGGGCCGGTCTTCACCAACGTGCTATTGGTGGACGAGATCAACCGCACCCCGCCCAAGACCCAGTCGGCGCTGTTGCAGGCGATGCAGGAGCGCTGCGTTACGATGGACGGGGTCGACTATGCGCTGAGCGAACCATTCTTCGTGGTTGCAACGCAGAACCCGATCGAGTACGAGGGTACTTATCCCCTGCCGGAGGCCCAACTCGACCGCTTCCTGATGAAGGTACGCGTGGGTTACCCCGAGGCTGGGCAGGAGAACGAGATCCTCAAGCTCTATGTGCGGGGCGCGGACCCCCAGGACCTCGTTGCGGCTGGCGTCGAGCCGGTAATCGGCCCGGACCAGCTGGAGGATGCCCGGCGCGAACTGGCGGGCCAGACCGTGCGCGATGAGATGATCACGTACGTTGCCGATCTCGCGCGGCGGACGCGCGAGTCCCCCCGCACCATCTTAGGGGCGAGCCCGCGCGCGGCGGTGGCATTGATGCGCTGCGCCCAGGTACGCGCGGCCGTGCAAGGCCGCACTTTCGTCATCCCCGATGATGTGCAAGATATGGCGCATCCGGTGCTGCGGCATCGGATCATCCTCAGACCGGAAGCCGAGATCGAGGGCCTGACCGCGGAGGGTCTCATTGACGGAGTCATCTCAGCCGTTCCCGTCCCACGCTAG
- a CDS encoding DUF58 domain-containing protein, translating into MTESSQPFPSHASDAASEQPPAALHWLPSARLGVVVAGGAVWLALAAAWSSLLWLVPLWWAGLVAAVWGDVSALRGAEALTARRETHNVMSLGGANRVTIVLRNRSAYRFRCLVRDEPPLDMPNDRPRMSCELGARSECRATYRVTPPRRGDYGFGALNMRVTGGFGLLMRQLRFDLTQRVKVYPSLAGIRAHEVAARKERLADLGVHLSRLRGTGLEFESLRAYVPGDELRRVDWKATARRAEPITRQFDVERSQHIVLCLDLGRTMASDLGAMTKTDHAVNAATLLAYVADKAGDWVGVYAFAQGPTVFVPPGRHQFPRLLDTLYGLQPQGIEADYYESLLAAAHRIRKRSLVVLFTDLLDPDSSARLIRHITLLTERHLVLCAALSDYELHELAARSPGQPRELYERAVATALLTDRRRALDALRQRGAIALDATPANLSVEVLNRYLEIKQRARL; encoded by the coding sequence TTGACGGAGTCATCTCAGCCGTTCCCGTCCCACGCTAGCGACGCGGCGAGCGAGCAACCGCCAGCTGCGTTGCACTGGCTGCCCAGCGCGCGTCTCGGCGTGGTGGTGGCGGGCGGCGCGGTGTGGTTGGCGCTGGCTGCGGCGTGGTCGTCGCTGCTCTGGCTGGTTCCGCTTTGGTGGGCGGGTCTAGTTGCGGCGGTGTGGGGCGACGTCTCTGCGCTGCGTGGAGCTGAGGCATTGACGGCCCGGCGGGAGACGCATAACGTCATGTCGCTGGGCGGGGCGAATCGCGTGACAATCGTGCTGCGCAACCGCTCGGCCTATCGCTTTCGTTGCCTGGTGCGAGACGAGCCGCCGCTCGATATGCCTAATGACCGCCCGCGCATGTCCTGTGAACTCGGCGCGCGCAGCGAATGCCGAGCGACCTACCGAGTCACGCCGCCGCGCCGCGGCGATTACGGGTTCGGTGCTCTCAATATGCGGGTGACCGGCGGCTTTGGGCTGCTGATGCGCCAGTTGCGCTTCGATCTCACTCAACGTGTGAAAGTCTATCCGAGCCTGGCGGGCATCAGGGCACACGAGGTAGCGGCGCGCAAGGAGCGACTGGCTGACCTCGGGGTGCACCTGTCGCGACTGCGAGGCACCGGTCTCGAGTTCGAGTCCCTGCGCGCCTATGTCCCTGGTGACGAACTGCGGCGCGTGGACTGGAAGGCGACCGCGCGCCGTGCCGAGCCCATTACCCGCCAGTTCGATGTCGAGCGCAGCCAGCACATTGTCCTCTGCCTTGATCTCGGCCGCACGATGGCCAGCGACCTCGGCGCGATGACCAAGACCGATCATGCGGTGAATGCGGCCACGCTGCTGGCCTATGTGGCGGACAAGGCAGGGGATTGGGTGGGGGTGTACGCGTTCGCGCAGGGACCAACGGTGTTCGTGCCGCCCGGCAGGCACCAGTTCCCGCGGCTGCTGGACACGCTCTATGGGCTTCAGCCGCAGGGGATCGAGGCTGACTACTACGAGTCGCTGCTGGCGGCCGCCCACCGGATTCGCAAGCGTTCGCTGGTGGTGCTCTTCACTGACTTGCTCGACCCTGATTCATCGGCGCGGCTGATCCGCCACATAACGCTGTTGACCGAGCGCCACTTGGTGCTGTGCGCCGCGCTGAGCGACTACGAGCTTCACGAGCTTGCGGCACGGTCGCCCGGCCAGCCGCGCGAGCTGTACGAGCGCGCCGTCGCCACCGCCTTGCTGACGGATCGGCGGCGCGCCCTGGACGCGCTGCGCCAACGCGGCGCGATCGCGCTCGACGCGACGCCAGCGAACCTGTCGGTCGAAGTCCTCAACCGCTACCTCGAGATCAAGCAGCGCGCTCGCCTCTAG
- a CDS encoding stage II sporulation protein M encodes MNGLRGLSEDELLEFGRLYRRAVSALSHARAYGLDPRELEHLNWLVGRAYGLLYVTESSGWAGVRRFFRAELPQTLRRHGRLIMICACLFLAPAVVGALLAWLRPGTLELISPGLAAALDAIAERHQGARDWLPADFRPIASSLIMINNIKVSFLAFSTGILLGLGTIAVLLYNGFVLGVIGAGVTRTDAALQFWCFVAPHGVIELPSIVIAAAAGLMLGLAVVEPGDYTRLDALRLAGRQAGVMILGVVVFLVVAGLVEGLFSPAALPPAMKLAAAALLATGFWSYILLAGRGRQTARGERAA; translated from the coding sequence GTGAACGGCCTGCGCGGCCTGAGCGAGGACGAACTGCTCGAGTTTGGACGCCTCTACCGGCGCGCGGTCTCCGCGTTGTCCCACGCGCGCGCCTATGGTCTCGACCCGCGCGAACTCGAACACCTCAACTGGCTGGTGGGGCGCGCCTACGGGCTGCTCTACGTTACCGAATCCTCGGGCTGGGCAGGAGTTCGCCGCTTCTTCCGGGCCGAACTGCCGCAGACGCTGCGCCGCCACGGGCGGCTCATCATGATCTGCGCTTGTCTGTTCCTCGCGCCAGCGGTTGTCGGCGCCCTGCTGGCCTGGCTGCGGCCCGGCACGTTGGAGCTCATCAGCCCGGGCTTGGCCGCCGCGCTCGATGCAATCGCCGAACGCCACCAGGGCGCACGAGATTGGCTGCCGGCGGATTTCCGGCCTATTGCCTCCTCGCTGATAATGATCAACAACATCAAAGTCTCGTTCCTGGCATTCTCGACCGGCATTCTGCTGGGTCTGGGTACCATCGCGGTCCTGCTCTACAACGGGTTTGTGCTGGGGGTCATCGGCGCCGGCGTCACCCGCACCGACGCGGCGCTGCAGTTCTGGTGTTTCGTCGCGCCCCATGGGGTGATCGAGCTACCCTCCATCGTCATCGCCGCCGCGGCGGGACTCATGTTGGGACTGGCGGTAGTCGAGCCGGGAGATTATACTCGCCTTGATGCTCTGCGGTTAGCCGGGCGCCAGGCGGGAGTGATGATCCTGGGCGTCGTCGTGTTCCTGGTCGTGGCAGGGCTGGTCGAGGGTCTGTTTTCTCCAGCAGCGCTACCGCCGGCAATGAAGCTGGCTGCCGCCGCGCTGCTGGCGACCGGGTTCTGGAGCTACATCCTGCTGGCCGGACGCGGCCGGCAAACGGCTAGAGGCGAGCGCGCTGCTTGA
- a CDS encoding RDD family protein, with the protein MELNETKTIVTPEQVEIVYSLAGIGTRFGALVADTFLQLLVAGLAVGLLALLGIGIARWRLSPVDAMRVPAWLMAITIVAVFGVMWGYYILWETLWNGQTPGKRLAGIRVMRDGGYPVDFRAAFVRNIVRYVDFLPAFYGVGTLAIFLSKDSKRLGDYAAGTIVVMDGAPTPATAARAPAPVPAAAPQQLLTDPTFLNLRAISRGQFSVLDRFLARRATLPADVRAALARKIALSLMPVIGMTPPADEGYAYESLLVELAQAYRNRRGN; encoded by the coding sequence ATGGAGCTCAACGAGACGAAGACCATCGTCACGCCGGAACAGGTGGAGATCGTTTACAGCCTGGCCGGCATCGGCACCCGTTTCGGCGCCCTCGTGGCCGACACCTTTCTCCAGTTGCTGGTTGCCGGCTTGGCCGTGGGGCTGCTGGCCCTGCTCGGCATCGGAATCGCCCGATGGCGACTGTCCCCGGTGGACGCCATGCGCGTTCCCGCGTGGCTGATGGCGATAACGATCGTCGCCGTCTTCGGGGTCATGTGGGGCTATTACATTCTATGGGAGACCCTGTGGAATGGGCAGACGCCTGGCAAGCGCCTTGCCGGTATCCGCGTCATGCGCGACGGCGGTTATCCCGTAGACTTCCGCGCCGCCTTCGTGCGGAACATCGTGCGCTACGTGGATTTTCTGCCCGCATTTTACGGCGTCGGCACTTTGGCCATCTTCCTCAGCAAGGATTCCAAGCGCCTGGGGGACTACGCTGCGGGAACCATCGTGGTCATGGATGGGGCCCCGACGCCAGCGACAGCAGCGCGAGCCCCGGCGCCTGTGCCGGCCGCCGCGCCGCAGCAGCTACTGACTGATCCCACGTTCCTCAACCTGCGCGCCATCAGCCGCGGGCAATTTTCGGTGCTGGACCGTTTTCTCGCTCGTCGCGCGACCCTGCCGGCGGACGTGCGGGCTGCGCTGGCGCGCAAGATCGCGTTGTCCCTAATGCCCGTTATTGGCATGACACCGCCTGCCGATGAGGGCTATGCTTACGAATCCTTACTTGTCGAGCTGGCGCAGGCCTACCGCAACCGCCGCGGGAATTGA
- a CDS encoding glycosyl hydrolase, whose product MAANLGWVDAIPGEDYTLSVYMKADRPGVKAKLMFRYGPDPVGGRTPTAESKAVTLSKQWARYAFTAPAAERDMCIAAGPDLSGTPDASATVWIDAVQLEQASSETPYARREQVEVGFDAGKFGNVFTMGETALLHVYGANATASPVKITLQRSIQDYFDSTIAFDKLDIRVPAGETALHDWPLTTKEPGFYRVNLSWDLGGVRHSRSLRFAIIPAHSSRDSLFGINHAPTTPELCQLLVKAGITWARDWSLVWGNLEPVEGQLSFAESDQHIARVQEQGMHVLGLFPLPSTNWGSLAPAEVQANRWSRMSYMPADKSLLMGFMEQAISRYRSGVRIWEFLNEPLWTEFCLPAAEYAPDDYIALLKQAYPVMKAADPTCKVIGGFSAEPWRYSSAFVSSGGLSYIDIYNLHNYGVFTAPEEFIGHMQSLLSLMDRSGGRKPIWMTEYSYYAADDKPWSPWVAPPGHWSANLQLKNERQCADWTVRYSVIMLAHGVEKLFYHQGAEGEVNNGSWNLECALIGEEGMPRKLYAAQAALANLLGAKPVYTSPMERPSTVDSGSPSGIYGYSFQCGKRAIMAVWVSEAEAASCDWRLALPTGVVAYNIVGNRLSERRIGLDQSPVYLASTSLNARQLAGACTLEKAPSSSSAAAVAGQKRPELPGGPTRGPGRSVDAK is encoded by the coding sequence TTGGCGGCAAACCTGGGTTGGGTAGATGCAATTCCTGGGGAGGACTACACGCTCTCGGTCTATATGAAGGCCGATCGGCCCGGGGTGAAAGCGAAGCTGATGTTTCGCTACGGCCCCGACCCCGTCGGTGGACGCACGCCGACGGCGGAATCAAAGGCGGTCACCCTTTCCAAGCAGTGGGCAAGATACGCGTTTACTGCCCCCGCTGCCGAGCGGGATATGTGCATCGCGGCAGGCCCGGACCTGTCCGGTACGCCAGACGCATCGGCCACGGTCTGGATAGACGCGGTTCAACTGGAGCAGGCGTCTTCGGAGACGCCTTATGCCCGTCGAGAGCAGGTTGAAGTCGGGTTTGACGCTGGCAAATTCGGCAATGTCTTTACGATGGGTGAGACGGCGCTGCTGCACGTGTATGGCGCAAACGCAACGGCCTCGCCGGTCAAGATCACGCTGCAGCGAAGCATCCAGGACTACTTCGACAGCACGATCGCCTTTGACAAACTCGACATCAGAGTCCCCGCCGGTGAGACCGCATTGCACGATTGGCCGCTCACCACCAAAGAGCCAGGGTTCTACCGAGTGAACCTATCCTGGGATTTGGGCGGAGTGCGGCATTCGCGGTCGCTTCGGTTTGCCATTATCCCAGCGCACTCCTCTCGCGACTCCCTGTTCGGCATCAACCATGCTCCTACGACACCAGAGCTCTGCCAACTGCTCGTTAAGGCCGGGATCACCTGGGCCCGGGACTGGTCGTTGGTTTGGGGTAACCTCGAGCCGGTGGAAGGCCAGCTCTCGTTTGCTGAGTCGGACCAGCATATCGCGCGGGTGCAGGAGCAGGGGATGCATGTGCTGGGGCTCTTCCCGCTGCCGTCCACGAACTGGGGATCGTTGGCGCCGGCCGAGGTCCAGGCGAACCGCTGGAGCAGGATGTCGTATATGCCGGCAGACAAGTCGCTTCTGATGGGGTTCATGGAACAGGCGATCAGCCGCTATAGGAGTGGCGTAAGGATCTGGGAGTTCCTTAACGAACCCCTTTGGACCGAGTTCTGCCTGCCGGCGGCAGAGTACGCTCCCGACGACTACATCGCTCTCCTCAAGCAGGCTTATCCGGTGATGAAGGCGGCGGACCCGACCTGCAAGGTGATTGGCGGGTTCAGCGCTGAGCCGTGGCGCTATTCCTCGGCTTTTGTGTCCTCTGGCGGATTGAGCTACATTGACATCTACAACCTCCATAACTATGGAGTGTTTACAGCCCCCGAAGAGTTCATTGGGCACATGCAATCGCTCTTATCGCTCATGGACCGCAGTGGCGGGCGCAAGCCCATCTGGATGACCGAGTACTCGTACTACGCTGCGGACGACAAGCCGTGGTCGCCATGGGTGGCTCCGCCGGGGCACTGGTCAGCCAACCTCCAACTCAAGAACGAACGCCAGTGCGCCGATTGGACGGTGCGTTACAGTGTCATCATGCTGGCCCATGGTGTCGAGAAGCTCTTCTACCACCAGGGGGCCGAGGGCGAAGTCAACAACGGTTCATGGAACCTCGAGTGCGCTTTGATTGGCGAGGAAGGAATGCCGCGCAAGCTCTATGCCGCACAAGCGGCGCTGGCCAACTTGCTAGGCGCGAAGCCGGTGTACACGAGCCCGATGGAGAGGCCAAGCACCGTTGACAGTGGCAGTCCGAGCGGCATCTATGGTTACTCGTTCCAGTGTGGAAAGCGTGCAATCATGGCTGTCTGGGTTTCGGAGGCAGAGGCGGCAAGCTGTGACTGGCGCCTGGCGCTGCCGACGGGAGTCGTTGCGTACAACATCGTCGGCAACCGATTGTCCGAACGCAGAATAGGGCTCGATCAGTCACCGGTGTATCTGGCCAGCACCTCCTTGAACGCCAGGCAGTTGGCTGGTGCGTGCACACTGGAGAAAGCGCCGAGCAGCTCTTCCGCGGCCGCGGTCGCAGGCCAGAAGAGACCGGAGCTGCCCGGAGGACCGACCCGAGGACCAGGTCGGAGTGTCGATGCTAAGTAG
- a CDS encoding right-handed parallel beta-helix repeat-containing protein, whose amino-acid sequence MVFLCLAALVGLAMPAATKTIFYVAPTGNDANQGTRSKPFATLQRARAAVRMIGTATRRAVVVRGGAYEQTATFSLGPEDSGTKANPVVWRSAPGEAVRLVGGRSVPSTAFLPVDDSALLSRLDPAARGHVVCADLKSVGVSSLTPFPVAYRGAPPGPELFFNGQRMALARWPNQGWATIARILEAGSSPREGDMSGHPGAFEYSGDRPARWGSADGVWLQGYWCYDWCDEVIKIGAIDLASRRITLAVPHVYSIQQGNPSPRRYRALNLLEELESPGEFYIDRERGNLYFWPPSDIDTARVTLATLETPVVALHDASHITMRGFVIETGLSDGIEVKGGTACSIEACEVHNMRQLGIRVSRGTKHRVEACDIHDTGAGGLVLEGGDRQTLTPAGHEALNNHIWRFSALQLTAAYGITLGGVGNRAGHNLIHDAPHQAIMLHGNDHIFEYNEVHGVCTESDDCGALYKGRNPSCRGNQIRFNYWHDIGSQMGHGSAAVYFDDGDGGDTVFGNVLFRCGDPGRGPFGTVFSHGGHDIRAENNIFIQCKRALGSAPWDDARWRDALRGGQDCSFPDKLLKEVDITKPPYTARYPELVGFMDPPPGVPRVNHAKRNVLVRCGEATSGNWQFDASENFMTNDDPGFIDAAKGDFRLRRDAEVFKRLRGFVPIPFEKIGLQRNRLRPARR is encoded by the coding sequence ATGGTTTTTCTTTGCCTTGCTGCGCTGGTCGGGCTTGCCATGCCGGCGGCAACGAAGACCATCTTCTACGTCGCTCCAACGGGCAATGACGCGAATCAGGGTACTAGGAGCAAGCCCTTTGCCACTCTACAGCGGGCGCGCGCGGCTGTGCGGATGATTGGGACTGCTACGCGCCGCGCAGTGGTCGTGCGCGGTGGCGCCTATGAACAGACCGCGACCTTCAGCCTGGGTCCCGAAGACTCCGGTACGAAGGCGAATCCTGTGGTGTGGCGTTCTGCTCCAGGCGAGGCAGTGCGCCTGGTCGGCGGGCGGTCGGTGCCCTCCACGGCTTTTCTGCCTGTCGACGACTCCGCGCTGCTCTCCCGCCTCGATCCCGCCGCTCGTGGTCATGTGGTGTGCGCGGATCTGAAGAGTGTTGGGGTCTCATCACTGACGCCATTTCCGGTGGCCTACCGCGGCGCTCCGCCGGGCCCGGAGTTGTTCTTCAATGGCCAGCGCATGGCCCTGGCGCGGTGGCCTAACCAAGGCTGGGCCACCATCGCGCGCATCCTCGAGGCGGGATCGTCCCCGCGCGAAGGTGATATGTCCGGCCACCCGGGCGCGTTCGAGTATTCCGGGGACCGCCCCGCGCGGTGGGGCAGCGCCGACGGCGTGTGGCTGCAGGGGTACTGGTGTTATGACTGGTGCGATGAGGTCATCAAGATTGGGGCCATTGACCTTGCGAGCCGGCGAATCACACTCGCGGTGCCGCACGTCTACAGCATTCAGCAGGGGAACCCGTCGCCCCGCCGTTACCGCGCATTGAACCTGTTGGAGGAACTGGAGAGCCCCGGCGAGTTCTACATCGACCGGGAAAGAGGCAACCTCTACTTCTGGCCGCCGTCGGACATAGACACCGCGCGCGTCACCCTCGCCACACTGGAAACCCCCGTCGTGGCGCTGCACGATGCCTCCCATATCACCATGCGGGGCTTCGTCATCGAGACCGGTCTGAGCGATGGCATCGAGGTGAAAGGCGGCACCGCGTGCTCCATCGAGGCGTGTGAAGTCCACAACATGCGGCAGCTCGGGATTCGGGTCTCACGCGGGACGAAGCATCGCGTGGAGGCGTGCGACATCCACGATACTGGCGCCGGCGGCCTGGTGCTGGAAGGCGGCGACCGTCAGACACTGACGCCAGCCGGCCACGAGGCGCTGAACAACCACATCTGGAGGTTCTCTGCCCTCCAACTAACCGCGGCTTACGGTATCACGCTGGGGGGCGTGGGTAACCGGGCCGGGCACAACCTGATTCACGACGCTCCTCACCAAGCGATCATGCTGCACGGCAACGACCATATCTTCGAGTATAACGAAGTACACGGTGTCTGCACCGAGAGCGACGACTGCGGAGCCCTCTATAAGGGCCGCAACCCGTCGTGTCGAGGCAACCAGATTCGCTTCAACTACTGGCATGACATCGGAAGTCAGATGGGGCATGGCAGCGCCGCAGTCTATTTCGACGATGGCGACGGCGGCGACACTGTCTTCGGGAACGTGCTCTTCCGCTGCGGCGATCCTGGGAGAGGCCCGTTTGGGACGGTATTCTCCCACGGTGGGCACGACATTCGGGCCGAGAACAACATCTTCATCCAGTGCAAGCGGGCCCTCGGCTCAGCGCCGTGGGACGACGCGCGCTGGCGAGATGCGCTCAGGGGCGGTCAGGACTGCTCCTTCCCTGACAAGCTGCTCAAGGAGGTGGACATCACGAAGCCGCCCTATACCGCGCGCTACCCGGAGCTGGTGGGGTTCATGGACCCGCCGCCGGGCGTGCCGCGGGTGAACCATGCGAAGCGCAACGTGTTGGTGAGGTGCGGCGAAGCCACCAGCGGCAACTGGCAATTCGATGCCTCTGAGAACTTCATGACGAATGACGACCCCGGCTTCATCGACGCGGCGAAGGGCGACTTCCGGCTGCGGCGCGATGCCGAGGTGTTCAAGCGTCTGCGGGGGTTTGTGCCCATTCCCTTCGAGAAGATCGGCTTGCAGCGGAACCGGTTGCGTCCCGCGCGGCGCTAG